From a single Thermoanaerobacter uzonensis DSM 18761 genomic region:
- a CDS encoding helix-turn-helix domain-containing protein: protein MDKKTKALELYLEGFKLVEIAQQLGISQPAVTKILRQFPEYHQEKERRKKENEKRAKEWRNEYKKQKREQYEEEYELLQKDHREAVQSLSRKGRLSNDVLIKLCILHYDYSKEKERLVFNESAGKRPADLPKSTYVHKNVLKQFRV from the coding sequence ATGGATAAAAAAACTAAAGCCCTTGAACTATATCTTGAAGGATTTAAGTTAGTAGAAATAGCACAGCAGCTTGGTATTTCTCAACCAGCTGTTACAAAAATATTAAGACAATTCCCAGAATATCATCAGGAAAAAGAGCGGCGCAAAAAAGAAAACGAAAAAAGAGCAAAAGAGTGGAGAAATGAGTATAAAAAACAAAAGAGAGAGCAATATGAAGAAGAATATGAATTATTACAAAAGGACCATAGAGAAGCTGTACAGTCACTCTCAAGAAAAGGCAGACTCAGCAATGATGTTCTTATAAAATTATGTATTCTTCACTATGACTACAGCAAAGAAAAAGAAAGGCTTGTCTTCAACGAAAGTGCTGGAAAAAGGCCGGCGGATCTTCCTAAGTCGACGTATGTACATAAGAATGTTTTGAAGCAGTTTAGAGTATAG
- a CDS encoding helix-turn-helix domain-containing protein, translating to MDNRITIKFEVDITDVIAQIMQLLNTAEKDKEEQKPLSLLDAYTIDEAAKVLGVSKSYMYELAKHKDFPAIKIHGRKIIIPRRGLEEWMKKKFEEEKGTNKVVAIGGKR from the coding sequence ATGGATAACAGAATAACCATAAAATTTGAAGTTGACATTACGGACGTTATAGCGCAAATCATGCAGCTTCTCAACACTGCAGAAAAAGATAAAGAAGAACAAAAGCCTTTATCTTTACTTGATGCTTATACAATAGATGAAGCAGCAAAAGTATTAGGAGTGAGCAAAAGCTATATGTATGAGCTTGCAAAGCACAAAGATTTTCCTGCTATAAAAATACACGGCAGAAAAATAATCATCCCTAGGCGAGGCTTAGAAGAATGGATGAAGAAGAAGTTTGAAGAAGAAAAAGGCACCAACAAAGTAGTGGCAATAGGAGGAAAAAGGTAA
- a CDS encoding helix-turn-helix domain-containing protein has protein sequence MKKVINLDYLKKYMEQNKISESKLAELIGVDYTTVYRVFKGNRNPGAKFITGLIKSGLDIDLKEIFSNN, from the coding sequence ATGAAGAAAGTAATTAACCTTGATTATTTAAAAAAATATATGGAACAAAACAAGATTTCTGAATCTAAATTAGCAGAACTAATTGGAGTAGATTATACAACGGTTTATAGGGTATTTAAAGGGAATAGAAATCCTGGCGCTAAATTTATTACGGGACTTATAAAAAGTGGTCTAGATATAGACCTTAAAGAAATTTTTTCTAATAACTAA
- a CDS encoding helix-turn-helix domain-containing protein gives MALTIGEYIKKIREEKNLSLNQLALYSGVSAAHLSRIERGLREPSPEVLRKIAAALKVSYEELMKVAGYLDEKPTVTPVADLETRQVENQEWQPQLTEKDKKDIAKTLEEWMKDLTSAEGLAFFNGEPVDEETKEYLKDSFEMILKHARLMNKKKYTPKKYRR, from the coding sequence ATGGCTTTGACAATTGGGGAGTATATAAAGAAAATTCGAGAAGAGAAAAACCTCTCTTTAAACCAATTAGCACTGTATTCGGGAGTAAGTGCAGCACATTTATCCAGAATAGAAAGGGGACTTAGAGAACCATCCCCCGAAGTACTAAGAAAGATTGCAGCAGCATTGAAAGTATCATATGAGGAGCTAATGAAAGTAGCTGGATATTTAGATGAAAAACCAACTGTTACTCCCGTTGCCGATTTAGAAACTAGACAGGTAGAAAATCAAGAATGGCAGCCGCAGCTTACAGAAAAGGATAAAAAGGACATTGCTAAGACTCTGGAAGAGTGGATGAAAGACCTCACAAGTGCGGAAGGGCTGGCCTTTTTTAACGGTGAGCCGGTTGATGAAGAAACTAAGGAATACCTTAAAGATTCTTTTGAGATGATTCTAAAACATGCTAGGTTAATGAACAAGAAAAAATATACTCCTAAGAAGTATAGAAGGTGA
- a CDS encoding ImmA/IrrE family metallo-endopeptidase, which translates to MYTKDEIQKITKKLIKRTNSANPFRIAENLNVNVIECELGSILGYYKYYKRNKYIVINQNLDEAMKLIVCSHELGHAVLHARVNTPYLTKFTLFSESKIERDANIFAMYILQHLGKWNYYVFINILKLPETIIELNREALP; encoded by the coding sequence ATGTATACCAAAGATGAAATACAAAAGATAACAAAAAAACTTATTAAAAGAACTAACTCTGCTAACCCCTTTCGTATAGCAGAAAATCTAAACGTTAATGTTATAGAGTGCGAGTTAGGCAGTATTTTAGGATACTACAAGTACTACAAGCGGAATAAGTACATAGTAATTAATCAAAATCTTGACGAAGCAATGAAGCTGATTGTCTGCTCTCATGAGCTCGGGCATGCAGTTTTACATGCTCGGGTCAACACTCCATATCTGACTAAATTTACACTTTTTTCTGAAAGTAAAATTGAAAGAGATGCTAATATATTCGCCATGTATATTTTACAGCATTTAGGTAAGTGGAATTACTATGTATTTATCAACATTCTAAAACTTCCTGAGACAATAATAGAATTGAACCGGGAGGCATTACCATGA
- a CDS encoding site-specific integrase: MRGHITKRGSKWSIVVDVGRDENGKRKQKRFSGFKTKKEAEKALQEILYKLEKGELFLSKLTLGEFLDEWYKEHCLPKLAPKTLKSYRELIDLYFKPHLGSIELASLKPLEIQKYYNKLKELGLSNTTINYHHRVLKSALNRAVKWQYISRNPCDYVEPPSKDKKEMLVWSNADAYKAEEIFKDSPIYIHLILALYEGLRIGEICGLKWEDIDFEKGEMTIRRQAQIVKGELIFREPKTETSVRRIPLIEKVIKALKEEKKKQIENKLMLGDKYIKEYEGYVSVWEDGRFKDPGYVSKKFHKVLLQNPELPMIRFHDLRHSCASLLVQAGVPMKIISKILGHSQIGITMDFYANITIEAEKEAFKKFEDFLNKKPR; this comes from the coding sequence ATGAGAGGACATATCACAAAGCGAGGTTCAAAATGGAGTATTGTTGTCGATGTAGGGCGTGATGAAAACGGCAAAAGGAAGCAAAAGCGTTTTTCGGGCTTTAAAACAAAAAAAGAGGCTGAAAAAGCCCTGCAGGAAATTCTTTATAAACTTGAAAAAGGAGAATTATTTCTGTCTAAACTTACTCTTGGAGAATTTTTAGATGAATGGTATAAAGAACACTGTTTGCCTAAATTAGCTCCAAAAACATTAAAATCCTATAGAGAACTTATCGATTTATATTTTAAGCCTCATTTGGGCAGTATTGAATTGGCTAGTTTAAAACCTCTGGAAATTCAAAAGTATTACAATAAGCTTAAAGAACTAGGTTTGTCCAATACAACTATTAATTATCACCACAGGGTTTTAAAATCAGCATTAAACCGTGCTGTCAAATGGCAGTATATATCTAGAAATCCATGTGACTATGTAGAACCGCCATCAAAGGATAAGAAAGAGATGCTTGTATGGAGTAATGCTGATGCATACAAAGCAGAAGAAATATTTAAAGATTCCCCAATTTATATACATTTGATTCTTGCATTATACGAAGGGCTGAGAATAGGTGAAATTTGTGGGCTGAAATGGGAAGATATTGATTTTGAAAAAGGAGAAATGACAATAAGGAGGCAGGCACAAATTGTAAAAGGAGAATTAATCTTTAGAGAACCTAAGACAGAAACAAGTGTAAGGAGAATACCTCTAATAGAAAAGGTAATTAAAGCATTAAAAGAAGAAAAAAAGAAGCAAATAGAAAATAAATTGATGTTGGGAGACAAATATATAAAAGAATATGAAGGATACGTAAGTGTATGGGAAGATGGAAGATTTAAAGATCCTGGTTATGTAAGCAAGAAATTTCATAAAGTGCTTTTACAAAATCCTGAACTACCGATGATAAGATTTCACGATTTAAGACATTCCTGTGCAAGTCTTTTAGTCCAAGCAGGTGTACCTATGAAGATTATTTCTAAAATACTTGGCCATTCACAAATTGGTATAACCATGGACTTTTATGCAAATATCACTATTGAGGCAGAAAAAGAGGCATTCAAAAAATTTGAAGATTTTTTAAACAAAAAACCCAGGTAA
- a CDS encoding adenylosuccinate synthase, with translation MSTLVIVGTQWGDEGKGKITDYLAEKADVVVRYQGGNNAGHTVEKEGIQYKLHLIPSGILYPGKICIIGNGVVIDPASLIEEIDNLQKQGISVDNLKISDRAHIVFPYHIKQDELEEISKGKNDLGTTKRGIGPCYMDKSERIGIRVCDLLKPKVFEEKLRRNVEKKNKLFKELYGAEGFDFEEMYRKYLEYAEKIKPFVTDTTVLLYDLIKSGKKVLFEGAQGTLLDLDLGTYPYVTASHPIAGGVTVGAAIGPTMIDEVIGVVKAYTTRVGKGPFPTELFDENGEFLREKGHEYGTTTGRARRCGWLDAVILKYSVRVSGITHFALTKLDTLTGLKKIKICTGYKFNGRIITDFPASLEDLAQCEPVYEEFDGWEEDIQGAKTFDDLPYNAQKYIRRIEELIGIKAAIISVGPERNQTIVLGDF, from the coding sequence ATGTCAACATTAGTTATAGTTGGTACCCAATGGGGAGATGAAGGGAAAGGGAAAATTACTGATTACCTTGCGGAAAAGGCAGATGTAGTTGTAAGATACCAAGGAGGAAACAACGCGGGGCACACTGTTGAAAAAGAGGGTATCCAGTATAAACTTCATTTAATTCCATCTGGGATATTGTACCCTGGGAAAATTTGCATAATAGGTAATGGCGTAGTAATTGACCCTGCATCTTTGATTGAAGAGATAGATAATTTACAAAAACAGGGAATTAGCGTAGATAATTTAAAAATAAGCGATAGAGCCCATATCGTTTTTCCTTATCACATAAAGCAAGATGAACTTGAAGAGATTTCAAAAGGGAAAAACGACTTAGGGACAACAAAAAGAGGAATTGGTCCTTGTTACATGGATAAGTCAGAGAGAATAGGCATAAGGGTTTGTGACCTTCTAAAACCCAAAGTTTTTGAAGAAAAACTTAGAAGAAATGTGGAAAAGAAAAACAAGCTTTTTAAGGAGCTATATGGAGCAGAGGGATTTGACTTTGAAGAAATGTACAGGAAATACCTGGAGTATGCTGAAAAAATAAAACCCTTTGTTACTGATACAACGGTGCTTTTATACGATTTAATAAAAAGTGGCAAAAAGGTTTTATTTGAAGGAGCACAAGGGACACTTCTCGATTTAGATTTGGGTACCTATCCTTATGTTACTGCTTCCCATCCTATAGCAGGCGGTGTAACAGTAGGGGCTGCTATAGGACCCACGATGATTGATGAAGTTATAGGAGTTGTGAAGGCGTATACTACGAGGGTCGGCAAAGGCCCATTTCCTACAGAGCTTTTTGATGAAAATGGTGAATTTTTAAGAGAAAAAGGCCATGAATACGGCACTACAACAGGAAGAGCCAGAAGATGTGGCTGGCTAGATGCTGTGATTCTTAAATACTCTGTAAGAGTATCTGGTATAACACATTTTGCTTTGACAAAACTTGATACCCTGACAGGGCTTAAAAAAATAAAAATTTGTACAGGATATAAATTTAATGGAAGAATAATAACAGATTTTCCCGCAAGTCTTGAGGACTTGGCTCAATGTGAACCTGTATATGAAGAATTTGACGGGTGGGAAGAAGATATACAAGGAGCAAAAACTTTTGACGACTTACCTTATAATGCTCAAAAATATATAAGAAGAATTGAAGAATTGATAGGCATTAAAGCAGCAATAATATCTGTGGGACCAGAAAGAAATCAAACTATTGTTTTAGGGGATTTTTGA
- a CDS encoding NAD(P)/FAD-dependent oxidoreductase — protein MRVYDVIIVGGGPAGLFTALELISKKDGLDILLLEKGKDIQKRICPINAYGSKCANCKPCAITSGIGGAGAFSDGKLTLTSEFGGVLDEYMPKSQLNDLINYVDSIYVKFGGTTEVHGTDREKIREIEKRAQAADLKLIPAVIKHLGTEKCFDIIKDMRDYIGQKMEIKTETSVAEIIVENGKAKGVITEKGEEYYGKYIVVVPGREGAEWFKREADRLGLETKNNAVDIGVRVEIPAVVMEDITKEIYESKFIYYSKSFDDRVRTFCMNPYGKVVIENNNGIKTVNGHSYKDIKTDNTNFAILVSKEFTHPFNRPIEYGRYIAELANMLGDGVIVQRLGDLLAGRRSTPERIKRGLVEPTLKDATPGDLSLVLPYRFLQSIIEMLQALDKVSPGVYSKHTLLYGVEVKFYSSRVKLTDKFETQIQNLFAAGDGAGITRGLAQASVSGVVVAREILERVK, from the coding sequence ATGAGAGTATATGATGTTATTATTGTTGGAGGAGGACCTGCGGGACTTTTTACCGCATTAGAACTAATTAGTAAGAAAGATGGATTAGATATATTATTGTTAGAAAAAGGGAAAGATATACAAAAAAGAATTTGCCCTATTAATGCCTATGGTTCAAAGTGTGCTAATTGTAAACCCTGCGCTATTACTTCTGGAATAGGGGGCGCAGGGGCATTTAGTGATGGGAAACTGACTTTAACGTCAGAGTTTGGCGGAGTTTTAGATGAATACATGCCTAAGTCGCAGCTTAATGATCTTATAAATTATGTTGATAGTATATACGTAAAATTTGGAGGGACAACAGAAGTTCACGGTACAGATAGAGAAAAAATCAGAGAAATAGAAAAAAGAGCTCAAGCTGCAGATTTAAAATTAATTCCTGCAGTGATAAAACATTTAGGTACAGAAAAATGCTTTGACATTATAAAAGACATGAGAGATTATATTGGGCAAAAGATGGAGATAAAAACAGAGACATCTGTTGCTGAGATAATTGTAGAAAATGGTAAGGCAAAAGGAGTAATTACAGAAAAAGGAGAAGAATATTACGGGAAATATATAGTTGTTGTACCTGGAAGAGAAGGGGCTGAATGGTTCAAAAGAGAAGCTGACAGGCTAGGACTAGAAACAAAGAATAACGCTGTCGATATAGGAGTGCGAGTAGAAATTCCTGCTGTTGTTATGGAAGATATAACAAAGGAAATATACGAATCGAAATTTATATATTATTCTAAGTCATTTGATGATAGGGTAAGGACTTTTTGTATGAATCCTTATGGTAAAGTTGTGATAGAAAATAATAACGGAATTAAAACAGTAAACGGACATAGCTACAAAGATATAAAAACAGATAATACAAATTTTGCAATACTTGTTAGCAAAGAATTTACCCATCCTTTTAATAGACCCATAGAATATGGACGTTATATAGCAGAACTTGCAAATATGTTAGGAGATGGAGTGATAGTGCAAAGATTAGGGGACTTACTGGCGGGAAGACGTTCTACTCCAGAAAGGATTAAGAGAGGTCTTGTGGAACCAACTTTGAAAGATGCAACGCCAGGAGATTTAAGCTTAGTGTTACCTTATAGATTTTTGCAGTCAATAATTGAGATGTTGCAAGCTTTGGACAAAGTATCTCCAGGGGTATACTCTAAACATACGCTTTTATACGGTGTTGAGGTAAAGTTTTATTCCTCACGTGTAAAACTTACTGACAAATTTGAAACGCAAATTCAAAATCTATTTGCGGCGGGAGATGGAGCAGGTATTACAAGAGGATTAGCACAAGCCTCTGTATCTGGCGTTGTAGTTGCAAGAGAAATATTGGAAAGAGTTAAATAA